From Amycolatopsis sp. cg9, one genomic window encodes:
- a CDS encoding MFS transporter: protein MTDTKQEAPPGWLVLLLAVSCGLTVANLYYAQPLLAELRGTFGVGEAAAGGVVTATQIGYAAGMLLLVPLGDRLENRGLVATLLAVACAGLVVTGVAPGFAVLLIASLLVGATSVVVQILIPFAADLSPDDIRGRIVGRVVSGLLFGILLSRVVASFLAEVTSWRVVFLLSAAAMAALAAVLRFTLPRRAPKTDVHYGQLIRSTFAMARKHPALRHRALYQSAMFGAFSAFWTTIAFVLTAPPFGYSQLGVGLFALAGAAGAAVAPLAGRWSDHGHGRRLTAGAFVLCAAAFALAGFGAHSVVLLAIAAIAVDMAVQTTLVTGQHVIYQLDPSARARVNSVYLGTFFIGGAIGSQAGSIAYHLGGWTAVTVFAGVLPLLGLAGMTRTRV, encoded by the coding sequence ATGACCGACACGAAGCAGGAAGCACCACCCGGGTGGCTCGTACTGCTGCTGGCCGTCTCCTGTGGACTGACGGTCGCGAACCTCTACTACGCCCAGCCGCTGCTCGCGGAACTGCGCGGGACGTTCGGGGTCGGCGAAGCCGCCGCCGGCGGGGTCGTCACCGCCACCCAGATCGGGTACGCCGCCGGGATGCTGCTGCTCGTCCCGCTCGGGGACCGGCTCGAGAACCGGGGGCTCGTCGCGACGCTGCTCGCGGTCGCCTGCGCCGGCCTGGTCGTCACCGGCGTCGCGCCCGGGTTCGCCGTGCTGCTGATCGCTTCCCTGCTCGTCGGGGCGACGTCGGTCGTCGTGCAGATCCTCATCCCGTTCGCCGCCGACCTCTCCCCCGACGACATCCGCGGCCGGATCGTCGGGCGGGTGGTGAGCGGGCTGCTCTTCGGCATCCTGCTCTCGCGCGTGGTCGCGAGCTTCCTGGCCGAAGTGACCAGCTGGCGGGTGGTGTTCCTCCTCTCCGCGGCGGCGATGGCCGCGCTCGCCGCGGTGCTGCGGTTCACCCTGCCGCGGCGGGCACCCAAGACCGACGTCCACTACGGACAGCTGATCCGCTCGACCTTCGCCATGGCGCGGAAGCACCCGGCGCTGCGCCACCGCGCGCTGTACCAGTCGGCGATGTTCGGCGCCTTCAGCGCGTTCTGGACGACCATCGCTTTCGTGCTGACCGCGCCGCCGTTCGGCTACAGCCAGCTCGGCGTCGGCCTGTTCGCGCTGGCCGGTGCCGCGGGCGCCGCGGTGGCCCCGCTGGCCGGGCGGTGGTCGGACCACGGCCACGGCCGTCGGCTCACCGCGGGCGCCTTCGTGCTCTGCGCGGCGGCTTTCGCGCTCGCCGGGTTCGGCGCGCACAGCGTCGTCCTGCTGGCGATCGCCGCGATCGCGGTCGACATGGCGGTCCAGACGACGCTGGTGACCGGCCAGCACGTGATCTACCAGCTCGACCCGTCCGCCCGCGCCCGGGTCAACAGCGTCTACCTGGGCACGTTCTTCATCGGCGGCGCGATCGGCTCCCAGGCGGGCTCGATCGCCTACCACCTCGGCGGCTGGACGGCGGTCACCGTCTTCGCGGGCGTGCTCCCCCTGCTCGGCCTGGCCGGGATGACCCGCACGCGCGTCTAG
- a CDS encoding ABATE domain-containing protein encodes MTERFRSGAGRLCLDFVRTLRYRGAPAETEELPDAAAWGAWIDQLGPFSAPVRPAAVDDARAAREAIYELLTGSLRPSSRQRLNRFAALPAPAPSLNASGGLRWQAEDPAAAMLALLARDALELATSPELARVRRCAGPACGALFLDTSRPGTRRWCSMEICGNHAKKSTYRAKVH; translated from the coding sequence ATGACGGAACGCTTCCGCTCGGGTGCGGGCAGGCTGTGCCTGGACTTCGTTCGCACCCTGCGCTACCGCGGCGCGCCCGCGGAGACGGAGGAGCTCCCGGACGCGGCGGCGTGGGGCGCGTGGATCGACCAGCTGGGCCCGTTTTCCGCGCCGGTCCGCCCGGCCGCCGTGGACGACGCGCGAGCGGCGCGCGAAGCGATTTACGAACTGCTCACCGGCTCCCTGCGCCCGTCGTCGCGTCAGCGGTTGAACCGCTTCGCGGCGCTGCCGGCGCCGGCGCCGTCACTGAACGCCTCGGGCGGCTTGCGCTGGCAGGCCGAGGATCCCGCGGCGGCGATGCTGGCCCTGCTGGCCCGGGACGCGCTGGAGCTGGCGACGTCCCCGGAGCTCGCGCGGGTCCGGCGCTGCGCGGGGCCGGCGTGCGGCGCGCTGTTCCTGGACACGTCGAGGCCGGGCACGCGCCGGTGGTGCTCGATGGAGATCTGCGGCAACCACGCGAAGAAGTCGACTTATCGAGCCAAGGTCCACTGA
- a CDS encoding OsmC family peroxiredoxin gives MPSRDATTHWVGGLQNGKGEVTLDSSNAGTFAVSFPTRAGNPDGQTSPEELIAAAHSSCLAMNLSGVLEAQKITADSIDVSAEVTLGPAAGGGFEISGIAITLRASIEGVTAEQFAEYAETAEKTCPVSKALAGTTITMDAALN, from the coding sequence ATGCCCAGCCGTGACGCGACCACCCACTGGGTCGGCGGACTGCAGAACGGGAAGGGCGAGGTCACGCTGGACTCGTCCAACGCCGGCACGTTCGCCGTCTCGTTCCCGACCCGCGCGGGCAACCCGGACGGCCAGACCAGCCCCGAGGAGCTCATCGCGGCGGCCCACTCGTCGTGCCTGGCGATGAACCTGTCGGGCGTGCTCGAGGCCCAGAAGATCACGGCGGACTCGATCGACGTGAGCGCGGAGGTGACGCTCGGCCCGGCGGCCGGCGGCGGCTTCGAGATCAGCGGCATCGCGATCACGCTGCGGGCGTCCATCGAGGGCGTCACGGCGGAGCAGTTCGCCGAGTACGCCGAGACGGCCGAGAAGACCTGCCCGGTGTCGAAGGCGCTGGCGGGCACCACGATCACGATGGACGCGGCCCTCAACTGA
- a CDS encoding MarR family winged helix-turn-helix transcriptional regulator produces the protein MPDEFLLEEQACFALYAASRAVTDAYRPLLGELGLTYPQYLVLLVLWESDARPVKEIGEALHLDYGTLSPLLKRLEANGLLTRARLPEDERTVVISLTEAGRAVRTRAAGVPSAIGCALGLDDTERRQLIDTLRRLTTSAAAYSPGGPDAQP, from the coding sequence GTGCCGGACGAGTTCCTCTTGGAAGAGCAAGCCTGCTTCGCGCTCTACGCGGCGTCGCGCGCGGTGACGGACGCTTACCGTCCCCTGCTGGGCGAACTGGGTCTCACCTACCCGCAGTACCTGGTGCTGCTGGTGCTGTGGGAGTCCGACGCCCGGCCGGTCAAGGAGATCGGCGAGGCGCTGCACCTGGATTACGGCACGCTTTCCCCGCTGCTCAAGCGACTCGAGGCCAACGGGCTCCTCACGCGGGCGCGCCTGCCCGAAGACGAGCGCACCGTGGTGATCAGCCTGACCGAGGCGGGCCGGGCGGTGCGCACGCGCGCCGCCGGCGTCCCGTCGGCCATCGGCTGCGCGCTGGGCCTCGACGACACCGAGCGGCGTCAGCTCATCGACACCCTGCGGCGGCTGACGACGTCGGCCGCCGCCTACTCACCTGGAGGCCCTGATGCCCAGCCGTGA
- a CDS encoding DinB family protein, whose protein sequence is MTRPERPKVPLTGGEREILTSQLDYLRATVAWKSEGLTDDQARLVHLPSELTTVAGLLGHLTLNEWYWFAVVVAGEEDTWEERLKADPDAEFRFAGETPLPRLLADYAKQSERSREIVAARDLDDQVTHNGETFNVRWVLTHMIEETARHAGHFDVLRELTDGLTGE, encoded by the coding sequence ATGACCCGACCCGAGCGCCCGAAGGTCCCGCTGACCGGCGGCGAGCGCGAAATCCTGACCAGCCAGCTCGACTACCTGCGCGCCACCGTCGCCTGGAAGTCCGAAGGCCTCACCGACGACCAGGCCCGGCTCGTCCACCTGCCCAGCGAACTGACGACCGTCGCCGGGCTGCTCGGCCACCTCACGCTGAACGAGTGGTACTGGTTCGCCGTCGTCGTGGCCGGCGAGGAGGACACCTGGGAAGAACGGCTCAAGGCCGACCCCGACGCCGAGTTCCGGTTCGCCGGGGAAACGCCGCTGCCCCGGCTGCTCGCGGACTACGCGAAGCAGTCCGAGCGCAGCCGGGAGATCGTCGCGGCGCGCGATCTCGACGACCAGGTGACGCACAACGGCGAAACGTTCAACGTCCGCTGGGTGCTCACCCACATGATCGAGGAGACCGCGCGCCACGCCGGTCACTTCGACGTGCTGCGCGAGCTCACCGACGGCCTCACCGGGGAGTGA
- a CDS encoding DUF1295 domain-containing protein: MPQLLVTAAVTLVAVAVTFGIARARKRYDTIDTFWGLGFAIVAAAAFPFGDGPLHLRLVVVLLTVVWGVRLSVHLHLRNHKLPEDPRYARMGYGPLKMFVRIYLFQAVVLYFVSLPVQFAVDGAGIGVLGWLGVVVWLIGFGFETVGDDQLRRFKADPSNKGKVLDTGLWRYTRHPNYFGDACVWWGLYLLACSTWPGALTILSPVAMTFTLARGTGKPMLEKGMAERRPAYAHYVERTSGFFPLPPKKVTPR; encoded by the coding sequence ATGCCGCAGCTGCTCGTCACGGCCGCCGTCACGCTCGTGGCGGTCGCCGTGACCTTCGGGATCGCGCGGGCGCGCAAGCGCTACGACACGATCGACACGTTCTGGGGACTCGGCTTCGCGATCGTCGCGGCCGCCGCGTTCCCGTTCGGCGACGGCCCGCTGCACCTCCGGCTCGTCGTGGTCCTCCTGACGGTCGTCTGGGGCGTGCGGCTCTCGGTGCACCTGCACCTGCGCAACCACAAGCTGCCCGAGGACCCGCGGTACGCGCGGATGGGCTACGGGCCGCTGAAGATGTTCGTGCGCATCTACCTGTTCCAGGCCGTGGTGCTGTACTTCGTCTCCCTCCCGGTGCAGTTCGCCGTGGACGGCGCGGGGATCGGCGTGCTCGGCTGGCTCGGCGTCGTCGTGTGGCTGATCGGCTTCGGGTTCGAGACGGTCGGCGACGACCAGCTGCGCCGCTTCAAGGCCGATCCCTCGAACAAGGGGAAGGTGCTCGACACCGGGTTGTGGCGCTACACGCGGCACCCGAACTACTTCGGCGACGCGTGCGTGTGGTGGGGCCTCTACCTGCTGGCCTGCTCGACGTGGCCGGGCGCGCTGACGATCCTCTCCCCCGTGGCGATGACGTTCACGCTCGCCCGCGGCACGGGAAAACCCATGCTGGAGAAGGGCATGGCGGAGCGGCGCCCCGCGTACGCGCACTACGTCGAGCGGACCAGCGGCTTCTTCCCGCTGCCACCCAAGAAGGTCACTCCCCGGTGA
- a CDS encoding class I SAM-dependent methyltransferase, translated as MPNSTAHRLASFAGKLLGGQLPVGLRTWDGTRAGPVDAPTVVLRNRRALRRLLYAPGELGLARAYVTGDLDVEGDLADGFRRIWALTRSGELNRVKLGPRDWAEAVKLAASLGVVGPPPKPPAEEARLTGKLHSLLRDKSAIAHHYDLGNAFYQLLLDESMAYSSAYFTSDEPGYGIEQAQHDKLEMICRKLGLRPGMRLLDIGCGWGSLLVHAAKHHGVHAVGITLSAEQLQHIRGRLAQHDLEDRVEVRRQDYRELPDAPFDAVASIEMGEHVGEVNYPTYAATLHKMVKPGGRVLIQQMSRGNVAPGGGAFIERYIAPDMTMRPVGRTVEHLENAGLEVRDVHAMREHYVWTVRAWADTLEQNWADVVALIGETGARVWRLYLVGGALAFEENRMGVDQILSVRPDEHGVSGMPATREWL; from the coding sequence ATGCCGAACAGCACCGCGCACCGCCTCGCCTCGTTCGCCGGAAAACTCCTCGGCGGGCAGCTCCCCGTGGGCTTGCGGACCTGGGACGGAACCCGCGCCGGCCCAGTGGACGCGCCCACCGTCGTGCTCCGCAACCGCCGCGCCCTCCGCCGTCTGCTCTACGCCCCGGGTGAGCTGGGTCTCGCCCGCGCCTACGTCACCGGTGACCTCGATGTCGAAGGTGACCTGGCGGACGGCTTCCGCCGGATCTGGGCGCTCACCCGCTCGGGGGAGCTGAACCGGGTCAAGCTCGGGCCGCGGGACTGGGCGGAGGCCGTCAAGCTCGCCGCGTCGCTCGGCGTCGTCGGACCGCCGCCGAAGCCGCCCGCCGAAGAGGCGCGGCTCACCGGCAAGCTGCACAGCCTGCTGCGCGACAAGTCCGCCATCGCCCACCACTACGACCTGGGCAACGCCTTCTACCAGCTGCTGCTCGACGAGTCGATGGCCTACTCGAGCGCGTACTTCACCTCGGACGAGCCGGGCTACGGCATCGAGCAGGCCCAGCACGACAAGCTGGAGATGATCTGCCGCAAGCTGGGGCTGCGGCCCGGCATGCGGCTGCTCGACATCGGCTGCGGCTGGGGCTCGCTGCTGGTCCACGCGGCCAAGCACCACGGCGTGCACGCCGTCGGCATCACGCTCTCGGCCGAGCAGCTGCAGCACATCCGCGGGCGGCTCGCCCAGCACGACCTCGAGGACCGCGTCGAGGTGCGGCGGCAGGACTACCGGGAGCTGCCGGACGCGCCGTTCGACGCGGTCGCCTCGATCGAGATGGGCGAGCACGTCGGCGAGGTCAACTACCCCACCTACGCCGCGACGCTGCACAAGATGGTCAAGCCCGGCGGGCGCGTGCTGATCCAGCAGATGTCGCGCGGGAACGTCGCCCCCGGCGGCGGCGCGTTCATCGAGCGGTACATCGCCCCCGACATGACCATGCGCCCGGTGGGCCGGACGGTCGAGCACCTCGAGAACGCGGGCCTCGAGGTCCGGGACGTGCACGCGATGCGCGAGCACTACGTCTGGACGGTGCGCGCCTGGGCCGACACCCTGGAGCAGAACTGGGCCGATGTCGTCGCGCTGATCGGTGAGACGGGCGCGCGGGTCTGGCGGCTCTACCTGGTCGGTGGGGCACTGGCGTTCGAGGAGAACCGGATGGGCGTGGACCAGATCCTGAGCGTGCGGCCGGACGAGCACGGCGTGAGCGGCATGCCGGCGACCCGGGAGTGGCTCTGA
- a CDS encoding NAD(P)/FAD-dependent oxidoreductase, with amino-acid sequence MEITGERIAVIGSGVAGLTAAYLLQRKHEVLLFEADDRLGGHAHTHDVPSAHGGTVGVDSGFIVHNERTYPTLLKLFGELGVRTRDTEMSMSIRCDGCGLQYAGAKGLAGLFAQRGNLTRPRYLRMLAEVKRFHRHAKRLLAANEAGDVTLGAFLAIGGYTRYFVDHFMLPLVSTVWSADRSDTLRYPARYLFEFLRNHGMLSVKDSPAWRTVVGGSREYVERAAKQLTAVHLSTPVRSVLRTANGVEIRDDADTPHRVGKVVVATHADQALALLANPTDAEREVLGPFRYSANEAWLHTDTSVLPSRADARAGWNYRAPVCGAPTGAVQVSYDMNRLMRLDEPTGYVVTLNPGDGPEKEHVVARMRYEHPVYTPESVAAQRRLPELNDGVFAYAGAYHGWGFHEDGCSSGARAAESLGVAW; translated from the coding sequence GTGGAGATCACGGGAGAACGCATCGCCGTCATCGGCAGCGGGGTGGCCGGGCTGACGGCGGCATACCTGCTGCAACGCAAGCACGAGGTCCTGCTCTTCGAGGCCGACGACCGGCTCGGCGGGCACGCGCACACCCACGACGTGCCCAGTGCCCACGGCGGCACCGTCGGCGTGGACTCGGGGTTCATCGTCCACAACGAGCGCACCTACCCGACGCTGCTCAAGCTGTTCGGGGAGCTCGGCGTGCGCACCCGCGACACCGAGATGTCGATGAGCATCCGCTGCGACGGCTGCGGCCTCCAGTACGCCGGCGCGAAGGGGCTGGCCGGGCTGTTCGCCCAGCGCGGCAACCTCACCCGGCCCCGCTACCTGCGGATGCTCGCCGAAGTGAAGCGGTTCCACCGGCACGCGAAGCGGCTGCTGGCGGCGAACGAAGCGGGGGACGTCACCCTCGGCGCGTTCCTCGCCATCGGCGGCTACACGCGCTACTTCGTCGACCACTTCATGCTGCCGCTGGTGTCGACGGTGTGGTCGGCCGACCGCAGCGACACCCTCCGGTACCCCGCGCGGTACCTGTTCGAGTTCCTCCGCAACCACGGCATGCTGAGCGTCAAGGACTCGCCGGCCTGGCGGACCGTCGTCGGCGGCTCCCGCGAATACGTCGAACGCGCCGCCAAGCAGCTCACCGCGGTCCACCTGTCCACGCCGGTCCGGTCGGTGCTGCGGACCGCGAACGGCGTCGAGATCCGCGACGACGCCGACACGCCGCACCGGGTCGGCAAGGTCGTCGTCGCCACGCACGCCGACCAGGCGCTGGCCCTGCTGGCCAACCCGACCGACGCCGAGCGCGAGGTGCTCGGCCCGTTCCGCTACTCCGCCAACGAAGCCTGGCTGCACACCGACACGAGCGTGCTGCCCTCGCGGGCCGACGCGCGGGCCGGGTGGAACTACCGCGCGCCCGTCTGCGGCGCGCCGACCGGTGCCGTCCAGGTCAGCTACGACATGAACCGGCTGATGCGGCTCGACGAGCCGACCGGCTACGTCGTCACGCTGAACCCGGGCGACGGCCCCGAAAAGGAGCACGTGGTCGCGCGGATGCGGTACGAGCACCCGGTCTACACCCCGGAATCCGTGGCCGCGCAACGCCGGTTGCCCGAGCTCAACGACGGCGTGTTCGCCTACGCCGGCGCCTACCACGGCTGGGGCTTCCACGAGGACGGCTGCTCCTCGGGCGCCCGCGCCGCCGAAAGCCTCGGGGTCGCCTGGTGA
- a CDS encoding DUF1365 domain-containing protein, whose amino-acid sequence MVTNALYDATVAHVRRIDPPHSFAHRVYLWLVDLDAPPRLPWWLRPFARFDRRDHFVAADPRGIREKLDAWLAERGVDLRGGKVVMLAAARVLGYVFNPISVYWCHDPDGRLECVVAEVHNTYGGRHAYLLRPDEAGLARAAKEFYVSPFQEMDGEYRMRLPHPEALLDLTVALRRGSSTPLVATLRGVRRPVDPRWLARLVLARPLLPQRVSALIRRHGVALWLRKAPVIARTPQNAGGQLHG is encoded by the coding sequence CTGGTGACGAACGCGCTCTACGACGCCACGGTCGCGCACGTGCGGCGGATCGACCCGCCGCACTCCTTCGCGCACCGCGTGTACCTGTGGCTGGTGGACCTGGACGCGCCGCCGCGGCTGCCGTGGTGGCTGCGGCCGTTCGCCCGGTTCGACCGACGGGACCACTTCGTGGCGGCCGATCCGCGCGGGATCCGGGAGAAGCTGGACGCCTGGCTCGCCGAACGCGGCGTCGACCTGCGCGGCGGCAAGGTCGTCATGCTTGCCGCCGCCCGCGTGCTCGGGTACGTCTTCAACCCGATCAGCGTCTACTGGTGCCACGACCCGGACGGCCGCCTCGAATGCGTCGTGGCCGAGGTCCACAACACCTACGGCGGCCGGCACGCCTACCTGCTGCGCCCGGACGAGGCCGGGCTCGCACGGGCGGCCAAGGAGTTCTACGTCTCGCCGTTCCAGGAGATGGACGGCGAATACCGGATGCGCCTGCCGCACCCGGAAGCGTTGCTCGACCTCACGGTCGCGTTGCGCCGCGGGAGTTCGACGCCGCTGGTCGCTACGCTTCGGGGAGTCCGCCGCCCGGTGGACCCGCGGTGGCTGGCCCGGCTCGTGCTGGCCCGGCCGCTGCTCCCGCAGCGGGTGTCCGCGCTCATCCGCCGCCACGGCGTCGCACTGTGGCTGCGCAAGGCGCCGGTCATCGCGCGCACCCCGCAGAACGCCGGAGGACAGCTGCATGGATGA
- the sigK gene encoding ECF RNA polymerase sigma factor SigK has translation MDEPARPRHMAPVPSDAAPGPTAEELMVRVAKGDERAFELLYDQFAGPIFGLVRRIVRDAAQSEEVAQEVLVELWRTATRYAPDKGSAMNWAMTLAHRRAVDRVRSARASTEREQKATFEAARGRPFDEVAESVTARLERSQVRRCLSFLTDLQRESVLLAYYQGYTYREVAEVLSTPQGTIKTRLRDGLIRLRDCLGVTA, from the coding sequence ATGGATGAGCCGGCCCGCCCGCGCCACATGGCGCCGGTGCCCTCCGACGCCGCTCCGGGGCCCACGGCGGAGGAGCTCATGGTGCGCGTCGCCAAGGGCGACGAACGGGCCTTCGAGCTGCTCTACGACCAGTTCGCCGGCCCCATCTTCGGGCTCGTCCGGCGGATCGTGCGCGACGCGGCCCAGTCCGAAGAGGTGGCCCAGGAGGTCCTCGTCGAGCTGTGGCGCACCGCGACGCGGTACGCGCCGGACAAGGGGTCCGCGATGAACTGGGCGATGACGCTGGCGCACCGCCGCGCCGTCGACCGGGTCCGCTCCGCGCGGGCCAGCACCGAACGCGAGCAGAAGGCGACCTTCGAAGCCGCCCGCGGCCGTCCCTTCGACGAGGTCGCCGAGTCCGTCACCGCGCGGCTCGAACGCTCCCAGGTGCGCCGGTGCCTGTCCTTCCTGACCGATCTGCAGCGCGAGTCCGTGCTGCTCGCCTACTACCAGGGCTATACGTATCGCGAGGTGGCCGAAGTGCTGTCGACGCCGCAAGGAACCATCAAGACGCGGCTGCGGGACGGGCTGATCCGCCTGCGGGACTGCTTGGGGGTGACCGCTTGA
- a CDS encoding anti-sigma factor domain-containing protein: MHTLAGAFALDAVSDVERAEFSRHLEQCESCAQEVAELRATAARLGAAMAEEPPPEFKDRVLAAMHATRQLPPRPRPGSPERHRRSVRAPRWAVFAAAAAAVVGLAAGGVFGGIALTQQQQLETAQSRLDQARDRYEPVAALLAAPDAKTIHGEAPIGGGVTVIASKSLNRVMVMDAGLPAQPGGKVYEAWLITGGAAPRSAGVIAAADDGGLVVADGVGAVDRLAVSVEQAGGSPSGAPTEVLMSMPAPA, encoded by the coding sequence ATGCACACCCTGGCCGGCGCCTTCGCCCTCGACGCCGTCTCCGACGTCGAGCGCGCCGAGTTCTCCCGCCACCTCGAGCAGTGCGAGTCGTGTGCGCAGGAGGTCGCCGAGCTGCGCGCGACCGCGGCCCGGCTGGGCGCGGCGATGGCCGAGGAGCCGCCGCCGGAGTTCAAGGACCGCGTCCTGGCCGCCATGCACGCCACCCGCCAGCTGCCGCCGCGGCCCCGGCCCGGCTCGCCCGAGCGGCATCGCCGCTCGGTCCGGGCCCCGCGGTGGGCGGTGTTCGCGGCCGCCGCGGCGGCGGTCGTCGGGCTCGCCGCGGGCGGCGTGTTCGGCGGCATCGCGCTCACCCAGCAGCAGCAGCTCGAGACCGCGCAGAGCCGGCTCGACCAGGCACGGGACCGCTACGAGCCGGTGGCGGCGCTGCTCGCCGCACCGGACGCGAAGACCATCCACGGCGAAGCGCCGATCGGCGGCGGCGTGACGGTCATCGCGTCGAAGTCGCTGAACCGCGTCATGGTGATGGACGCCGGGCTGCCGGCGCAGCCGGGCGGGAAGGTCTACGAGGCCTGGCTGATCACCGGCGGCGCCGCGCCGCGCTCGGCCGGGGTGATCGCCGCGGCGGACGACGGCGGCCTGGTCGTGGCCGACGGCGTCGGGGCGGTGGACCGGCTCGCGGTGAGCGTCGAACAGGCGGGCGGATCGCCCAGCGGGGCGCCCACCGAGGTGCTCATGAGCATGCCCGCGCCGGCCTGA
- the ftsZ gene encoding cell division protein FtsZ, which produces MTPPHNYLAVIKVVGIGGGGVNAVNRMIEVGLKGVEFIAVNTDAQALLMSDADVKLDIGRELTRGLGAGAAPEVGQKAAEDHREEIEEVIKGADMVFVTAGEGGGTGTGGAPVVAQIARKLGALTIGVVTRPFTFEGKRRGKQAEDGIQSLRNECDTLIVIPNDRLLQLGDIGVSLMDAFRSADEVLLSGVQGITDLITTPGLINLDFADVKSVMSGAGSALMGIGSARGEGRAIQAAEKAINSPLLEASMDGAHGALLSIAGGSDLGLFEINEAASLVQESAHPDANIIFGTIIDDSLGDEVRVTVIAAGFDAGAPTHKKLDPSTFGSGSRQSSTTASATAGQVSNPPTPPSGATPVPSTGSSGYPVAPPRSHSPLPSASGGQPSGGLPQPGGGSRGYSPIGSNATQGSLPGRAMPVHDDPSDDEVDVPPFMRR; this is translated from the coding sequence ATGACGCCCCCGCACAACTACCTTGCGGTGATCAAGGTGGTCGGCATCGGCGGTGGCGGCGTGAACGCCGTGAACCGCATGATCGAGGTCGGCCTCAAGGGTGTCGAGTTCATCGCGGTGAACACCGACGCCCAGGCACTGCTCATGTCCGACGCCGACGTCAAGCTCGACATCGGCCGCGAACTCACCCGGGGCCTCGGTGCGGGTGCCGCACCCGAGGTCGGCCAGAAGGCCGCCGAAGACCACCGCGAAGAGATCGAAGAGGTCATCAAGGGCGCCGACATGGTGTTCGTGACGGCCGGCGAAGGCGGCGGCACCGGCACCGGTGGCGCCCCGGTCGTGGCGCAGATCGCCCGCAAGCTGGGCGCGCTGACCATCGGCGTCGTGACCCGCCCGTTCACCTTCGAGGGCAAGCGCCGCGGCAAGCAGGCCGAGGACGGCATCCAGTCGCTGCGCAACGAGTGCGACACCCTCATCGTGATCCCGAACGACCGGCTGCTGCAGCTCGGCGACATCGGCGTCTCGCTGATGGACGCGTTCCGCTCCGCGGACGAGGTGCTGCTGTCCGGTGTCCAGGGCATCACCGACCTGATCACCACCCCGGGCCTGATCAACCTCGACTTCGCCGACGTCAAGAGCGTCATGTCCGGCGCGGGCTCCGCGCTGATGGGCATCGGGTCGGCCAGAGGAGAGGGCCGGGCGATCCAGGCCGCGGAGAAGGCGATCAACTCGCCGCTGCTGGAGGCGTCGATGGACGGCGCCCACGGCGCGCTGCTGTCCATCGCCGGCGGCTCCGACCTGGGCCTGTTCGAGATCAACGAGGCCGCCTCGCTGGTGCAGGAGTCCGCGCACCCGGACGCCAACATCATCTTCGGCACGATCATCGACGACTCCCTCGGCGACGAGGTCCGCGTCACGGTGATCGCGGCCGGGTTCGACGCCGGCGCGCCGACGCACAAGAAGCTCGACCCGTCGACCTTCGGCTCCGGCTCGCGCCAGTCGTCGACGACCGCGTCGGCCACGGCCGGCCAGGTCTCGAACCCGCCGACCCCGCCGTCGGGGGCCACGCCGGTGCCGTCCACGGGCAGCTCCGGCTACCCGGTGGCGCCGCCGCGGTCGCACTCGCCGCTGCCGTCGGCGTCCGGCGGACAGCCGTCCGGCGGTCTCCCGCAGCCCGGCGGCGGCTCGCGCGGCTACTCGCCGATCGGCTCCAATGCGACCCAGGGCAGCCTGCCCGGGCGCGCGATGCCGGTGCACGACGACCCGTCGGACGACGAGGTCGACGTCCCGCCGTTCATGCGGCGCTAG
- the pgeF gene encoding peptidoglycan editing factor PgeF → MRVRRVVTTRAGGASRPPYDTFNLGDHVGDDEGNVHANRKRLAAELGLAEDKLAWMEQVHGRTATIVDGSETRAAEATDALVTAAPGVALVVLVADCVPILLADAEAGVVSAVHAGRVGTRVGVVPAAVAAMREAGAEPHRIEALLGPAICGDCYEVPAEMAADVEKHVPGSACKTRKGTPGLDLRAGLWRQLADLGVGKIGVDPRCTNEDKTLFSYRRDGTTGRIAGITWVEA, encoded by the coding sequence ATGCGGGTTCGGCGAGTGGTGACCACCAGGGCGGGCGGCGCGTCGCGGCCGCCGTACGACACCTTCAACCTGGGGGACCACGTCGGCGACGACGAGGGGAACGTCCACGCCAACCGCAAGCGCCTGGCGGCCGAGCTGGGCCTGGCCGAGGACAAGCTGGCCTGGATGGAGCAGGTCCACGGCCGCACGGCGACCATTGTGGACGGCTCGGAGACCCGCGCCGCCGAGGCGACCGACGCGCTGGTGACCGCGGCCCCGGGCGTCGCGCTCGTGGTCCTGGTCGCCGACTGCGTGCCCATCCTGCTGGCCGACGCCGAGGCCGGCGTGGTGTCCGCGGTGCACGCGGGCCGGGTCGGCACGCGCGTCGGCGTGGTCCCGGCCGCCGTGGCCGCGATGCGGGAGGCGGGCGCCGAGCCGCACCGGATCGAAGCCCTGCTCGGCCCGGCCATCTGCGGCGACTGCTACGAGGTCCCCGCCGAAATGGCCGCCGACGTCGAGAAGCACGTCCCCGGCAGCGCGTGCAAGACCCGCAAGGGCACGCCCGGCCTCGACCTGCGCGCCGGTCTCTGGCGCCAGCTCGCCGACCTGGGCGTCGGCAAGATCGGCGTCGACCCGCGGTGCACGAACGAGGACAAGACGCTGTTCAGCTACCGCCGCGACGGGACGACCGGCCGGATCGCGGGCATCACCTGGGTCGAGGCATGA